A genome region from Candidatus Omnitrophota bacterium includes the following:
- a CDS encoding GAF domain-containing protein gives MVVKKKENYEIYVKQIEAISKVANLLTSGMYLEEILRLVVQVTAEIMNSKISSLMLLDPEKKELVVKATQSISEAYNKKPNIRLGQGIAGAVAQENKPMCILDIKTDARYLNQDIARKEGLCSLACVPLAVKGRVIGVLNCYTSKKHKFSKHELDLLTALANQAAIAIENAELDLRARSAEEALTIRKLVERAKDILSQEANILPSEAYRLIQKQSMDMRKSMREVAEAIILAKDIRGKR, from the coding sequence ATGGTGGTGAAAAAGAAGGAAAATTATGAAATATACGTAAAACAGATCGAGGCTATTTCAAAAGTGGCGAATTTGCTTACCTCGGGAATGTATTTGGAGGAAATTTTACGTTTAGTGGTGCAGGTTACCGCTGAAATTATGAATTCTAAAATTTCTTCTTTAATGCTGCTTGACCCGGAGAAAAAAGAGCTGGTGGTTAAAGCTACCCAATCAATATCCGAGGCATATAATAAGAAGCCGAATATCCGTTTAGGCCAGGGGATAGCCGGCGCGGTGGCACAGGAGAACAAGCCGATGTGTATCTTGGATATTAAGACCGATGCGCGCTACCTGAACCAGGATATTGCTAGAAAAGAGGGTCTTTGTTCTTTAGCCTGCGTTCCGCTGGCAGTCAAGGGAAGAGTTATTGGAGTGCTTAATTGTTATACTTCTAAAAAGCATAAATTTTCCAAGCATGAATTGGATCTTCTGACGGCTTTGGCTAATCAGGCAGCCATTGCTATTGAAAACGCAGAGCTTGATTTACGCGCGCGCTCCGCAGAGGAGGCTCTTACCATCCGTAAATTAGTCGAACGGGCAAAGGATATTCTGTCTCAGGAAGCTAATATTTTGCCTTCAGAGGCTTATCGGCTGATTCAAAAGCAAAGCATGGATATGCGTAAATCCATGCGTGAAGTGGCAGAAGCCATAATTCTAGCTAAAGATATTAGAGGTAAGAGGTAG
- a CDS encoding DedA family protein, translated as MEFFPKLIDVLLHFNTYLSVLIQQCGLWTYLILFGVIFAETGFVVTPFLPGDSLLFVLGAFSAQGTFNPFVLSGILMFAAILGDSVNYAIGKYLGNRLISARHIPFFKKEHLDRTHHFYKKYGGKTIILARFIPIVRMFAPFIAGIVRMDYAKFFIYNVIGGILWVAIFVFGGFYFGNIPIVKENFSVVTLLIISISIIPVIVEFIKARRKKNLP; from the coding sequence ATGGAATTTTTCCCAAAGTTAATCGATGTATTACTTCATTTTAATACCTACCTTAGTGTTTTAATCCAGCAGTGCGGTTTGTGGACATATCTTATACTTTTTGGGGTTATTTTTGCGGAGACCGGATTTGTGGTAACGCCGTTTCTGCCCGGGGATTCGCTTCTTTTTGTGTTAGGCGCTTTTTCCGCCCAAGGAACATTTAATCCTTTTGTTTTGTCCGGAATTCTCATGTTTGCGGCGATTTTAGGCGATAGTGTCAATTATGCTATCGGGAAATATTTAGGAAATCGGCTGATTTCCGCTAGACACATCCCTTTTTTTAAGAAAGAACATTTGGACCGGACCCACCATTTCTATAAAAAGTATGGCGGCAAAACAATTATTTTAGCCAGGTTTATACCTATAGTAAGGATGTTTGCTCCGTTTATCGCAGGTATCGTGCGTATGGATTATGCCAAATTCTTTATCTATAATGTAATAGGGGGCATATTATGGGTAGCAATCTTTGTGTTTGGAGGTTTTTATTTCGGAAATATTCCTATTGTGAAAGAAAATTTTTCTGTAGTTACGCTACTAATTATTAGTATCTCGATAATACCGGTTATAGTTGAATTTATTAAAGCGAGAAGAAAAAAGAATTTACCTTGA
- a CDS encoding sigma-70 family RNA polymerase sigma factor, whose translation MLLTKKGIAMSFEELYHKLSPTIKRIAYKLNGRYRSFNHDDLYQEASIHLWSNFLKGKLNDKTDSYILQGCYFHLRNHIRKVNEYSNIISIDTHLSTNEKSTIEDILGKFWSCPDCREDLHNKFLAQNIQNNGFSPREKKLLAYFSQGLTTRDIGNRMGISHVSVVKMMQKVRAKAKKHLDR comes from the coding sequence TTGCTGCTAACGAAAAAAGGAATAGCAATGAGTTTTGAGGAGCTGTATCATAAATTATCGCCAACAATTAAGCGGATTGCCTATAAGTTAAACGGACGCTACCGTTCCTTTAACCATGATGATCTGTACCAAGAGGCTTCAATCCACCTTTGGAGTAATTTCTTAAAAGGGAAACTTAACGATAAAACTGATAGCTATATTTTACAGGGGTGTTATTTTCACTTGAGGAACCATATTCGAAAAGTAAATGAGTATTCCAATATTATTAGTATTGATACTCACCTGAGCACGAATGAGAAATCAACCATAGAGGATATTTTGGGTAAATTTTGGTCTTGTCCTGATTGCCGGGAAGATTTACACAATAAGTTTCTGGCGCAAAATATCCAAAATAACGGTTTTAGCCCAAGAGAGAAAAAGCTGCTTGCTTATTTTAGCCAGGGCTTAACTACCAGGGATATAGGTAATCGTATGGGGATATCTCATGTTAGCGTAGTTAAGATGATGCAAAAAGTTAGAGCTAAGGCAAAAAAACATTTAGATAGATAA